One Halorientalis litorea DNA segment encodes these proteins:
- the cysS gene encoding cysteine--tRNA ligase translates to MTLRVTNTLTGEREAFEPADPDSVLLYYCGLTTSDPAHLGHARGWVHVDVMHRWLEWLGYDVRHVENFTDVNEKIVARVGEDGANEAEVARSYVADTIADMRSLNLLRADVYPRVSEHVPEIVDLVERLLERGYAYEANGSVYFDVSAFEEYGKLSNQDVDELDAQGDADEHGEKRDPADFALWKADGVAPGDIADHQHEDAAPAEEACTTAQTWNSPWGEGRPGWHIECSAMSTTHLDDTIDIHVGGQDLVFPHHENEIAQSEAATGQPFARYWLHVGLLETKDEKMSSSLGNFSTVAEFVGEHGTNVARTLLLSTAYRGRATYSTETVREASERWDRLDGGYRRAVEAADGVDAHTKAADDTLRAAVAETREEFETAMNDDFNTRAALAALLELAGAVNAHVDDHDAYDYVGLRRAVETFEEFGEGVLGLSFAGDTEGEVRVAQELADLVLSVREREREAGNYERADELRDELEALGVTVEDTDDGPVARF, encoded by the coding sequence ATGACGCTACGCGTGACCAACACGCTGACCGGCGAACGCGAGGCGTTCGAGCCTGCAGACCCCGACTCGGTTCTGCTCTACTACTGCGGGCTGACGACCTCCGACCCGGCACACTTGGGCCACGCCCGCGGGTGGGTCCACGTCGACGTGATGCACCGCTGGCTGGAGTGGCTGGGCTACGACGTGCGCCACGTCGAGAACTTCACCGACGTGAACGAGAAAATCGTCGCCCGCGTCGGCGAGGACGGGGCGAACGAGGCCGAGGTTGCTCGCTCGTACGTCGCCGACACCATCGCGGACATGCGGTCGCTGAACCTCCTGCGCGCCGACGTGTACCCCCGCGTCTCCGAGCACGTCCCCGAGATAGTCGACCTCGTGGAGCGACTGCTCGAACGGGGCTACGCCTACGAGGCCAACGGCTCCGTCTACTTCGACGTCTCCGCCTTCGAGGAGTACGGCAAACTCTCGAATCAGGACGTGGACGAACTTGACGCCCAGGGTGACGCCGACGAACACGGGGAGAAGCGCGACCCGGCCGACTTCGCGCTCTGGAAGGCCGACGGCGTCGCCCCGGGCGACATCGCGGACCACCAGCACGAGGACGCCGCACCCGCCGAGGAAGCCTGTACGACCGCTCAGACGTGGAACTCGCCGTGGGGCGAGGGACGGCCCGGCTGGCACATCGAGTGCTCGGCGATGAGTACGACGCACCTCGACGACACCATCGACATCCACGTCGGCGGACAGGACCTCGTGTTCCCCCACCACGAGAACGAAATCGCCCAGAGCGAGGCCGCGACGGGCCAGCCGTTCGCGCGCTACTGGCTCCACGTCGGCCTGTTGGAAACGAAAGACGAGAAGATGTCTTCCTCGCTGGGCAACTTCTCCACCGTCGCGGAGTTCGTCGGTGAACACGGGACGAACGTCGCCCGCACGCTCCTGCTCTCGACGGCCTACCGGGGACGGGCCACCTACAGCACCGAGACGGTGCGGGAGGCCAGCGAGCGGTGGGACCGACTCGACGGTGGGTACCGCCGCGCCGTCGAGGCCGCCGACGGCGTCGACGCACACACGAAGGCCGCCGACGACACGCTCCGTGCGGCCGTCGCGGAGACCCGCGAGGAGTTCGAGACGGCGATGAACGACGACTTCAACACCCGCGCCGCGCTGGCGGCCCTGCTCGAACTCGCGGGTGCTGTCAACGCCCACGTCGACGACCACGACGCGTACGATTACGTCGGCCTCCGCCGGGCCGTCGAGACGTTCGAGGAGTTCGGCGAGGGTGTCCTCGGCCTCTCGTTCGCGGGCGACACCGAGGGCGAGGTCCGGGTCGCACAGGAACTGGCCGACCTCGTGCTGTCGGTCCGCGAGCGCGAACGCGAGGCCGGCAACTACGAGCGTGCCGACGAACTCCGCGACGAACTCGAAGCCCTCGGCGTCACCGTCGAGGACACCGACGACGGCCCCGTCGCGCGGTTCTGA
- a CDS encoding sensor histidine kinase, protein MAVTTLWPVLGSFAAAGGTVALGAYLWRRRGQPGATWLLAVFGVQFLLTAGYGVGFLVFDGTLRLGIEMLFWVSYIWLGTLFVGFGLTYTGRRYVIRSPYFAALTLFSVALTLLVVTNPVHNLVWSEFTVVSVGGLSAVTFERQAGAQLILGVTSLGASVGTLLLVDTILSYGKLYRREALAVALSPLPPGIGFVVWTFGVSPFPGINIAPVLFVLHVVLDAYAFVGSGMFEFHPATRRVGNRAAIADLGNPVVVVDDQRRVVNLNPAAEDAFGLSQQTVLTRRFEDCYTGDTVDPTVDRQDVEVRTDTGRRVFRVTSTGLYDSTETHLGHTLVFQDITDERQREQRLAVLNRVLRHNLRNDLNVVKLHLDHIGQQTGEDLENSVETARRNVADLVALGEKARAFERVADAGEDDVVAVTEVVEDVVYDARTDAEATSIEVRGTDSALARTKRPMLEVVLSNLVENAVQHGTPDAAPQQTARADGATADGEARGDHPDVLVTVAADPETVSVRVRDWGPGIPEQELAVIEDGDESALEHGSGLGLWLVSWGVTSLGGDLSFETGADGTTAIVELPVVAADSAVTE, encoded by the coding sequence ATGGCTGTGACGACCCTCTGGCCGGTCCTCGGTTCGTTCGCGGCGGCCGGGGGGACAGTCGCACTCGGGGCGTATCTCTGGCGGCGGCGGGGGCAACCCGGCGCGACGTGGTTGCTCGCCGTCTTCGGGGTTCAGTTCCTCCTGACGGCGGGATACGGGGTCGGGTTCCTCGTCTTCGACGGGACGCTACGGTTGGGGATAGAGATGCTGTTCTGGGTGTCGTACATCTGGCTCGGGACGCTGTTCGTCGGCTTCGGACTCACCTACACCGGGCGCAGGTACGTCATCCGGTCGCCGTACTTCGCCGCGCTCACGCTGTTCTCCGTGGCCCTGACTCTGCTCGTCGTGACGAACCCGGTTCACAACCTCGTCTGGAGTGAGTTTACTGTCGTGTCTGTCGGCGGCCTCTCGGCCGTGACGTTCGAGCGGCAAGCCGGTGCGCAGTTGATTCTCGGGGTGACGAGTCTCGGGGCGAGCGTCGGGACGCTCCTGCTCGTCGACACCATCCTCAGCTACGGGAAGTTGTACCGGAGGGAGGCACTCGCAGTCGCGCTCAGCCCGCTCCCGCCGGGCATCGGCTTCGTCGTCTGGACCTTCGGGGTCAGCCCGTTCCCCGGCATCAACATCGCGCCGGTCCTCTTCGTCCTCCACGTCGTCCTCGACGCGTACGCGTTCGTCGGGAGCGGGATGTTCGAGTTCCACCCCGCGACGCGCCGCGTCGGCAACCGGGCGGCCATCGCGGACCTCGGGAACCCCGTCGTCGTCGTCGACGACCAGCGTCGGGTCGTCAACCTCAACCCGGCGGCAGAGGACGCGTTCGGGTTGTCCCAGCAGACCGTCCTGACGCGACGGTTCGAGGACTGCTACACGGGCGACACCGTCGACCCGACCGTCGACAGGCAGGACGTCGAGGTCAGGACCGACACCGGACGGCGGGTGTTCCGGGTCACGTCGACGGGCCTGTACGACAGCACGGAGACGCATCTGGGCCACACCCTCGTCTTTCAGGACATCACCGACGAACGCCAGCGCGAGCAACGCCTCGCGGTCCTGAACCGCGTCCTCCGGCACAACCTCCGCAACGACCTCAACGTCGTGAAACTCCACCTCGACCACATCGGTCAGCAGACCGGCGAGGACCTCGAAAACAGCGTCGAGACTGCTCGACGGAACGTGGCGGACCTCGTCGCCCTCGGCGAGAAGGCACGGGCCTTCGAGCGCGTGGCCGACGCGGGCGAGGACGACGTTGTCGCCGTCACCGAGGTGGTCGAGGACGTCGTCTACGACGCGCGGACGGACGCCGAGGCGACGAGCATCGAGGTGCGGGGGACCGACTCGGCACTCGCCCGGACGAAGCGGCCGATGCTCGAAGTCGTCCTCTCGAACCTCGTGGAGAACGCGGTACAGCACGGGACGCCCGACGCGGCGCCCCAGCAGACGGCCCGGGCCGACGGCGCGACCGCTGACGGCGAGGCACGGGGCGACCACCCCGACGTACTCGTCACGGTAGCCGCCGACCCGGAGACTGTCTCGGTACGCGTCAGGGACTGGGGGCCGGGGATTCCGGAGCAGGAACTGGCGGTCATCGAGGACGGGGACGAGTCGGCACTCGAACACGGGAGCGGCCTCGGACTGTGGCTGGTCTCGTGGGGCGTCACGTCGCTCGGCGGCGACCTGTCCTTCGAGACCGGTGCGGACGGAACGACCGCGATAGTCGAGTTGCCCGTCGTCGCCGCTGACTCCGCGGTCACCGAGTGA
- a CDS encoding NAD(P)/FAD-dependent oxidoreductase codes for MNVAVFGAGYAGLALARRLERRLPPEAELVVVDEDDHHLVQHEIHRAVRRPGVADDLRIPLDDVFDRVEVRQARVTDVDSEAGVATFADGGTLAYDIGAVCLGAETAYYDLPGIEEHGHPLKRLEHAAAIRERFSDIVAAGEGSVVVGGAGLSGIQVAGELAALAREEGVEDSVEVCLLEQEATVAPAFPEQFQTAVAEELAAQGVTVRTGVPVERADADAVHLADGSAVDADLLVWTGGIRGPAALGGERPVVQSGLRLSDDTFVVGDAARVVDEDGAAVPASAQAAVREADVAADNVVRLVEYRLGDRDGFEPRLDRYRFDSLGWLVSVGDGAVAQVGSAVLTGPAAVALKSTVGAGYLTTVGSVRQAVELVREELGPPPGDAAAETPADDHSEAADDTVPVEEGGDDGPAGKS; via the coding sequence ATGAACGTCGCCGTCTTCGGTGCCGGATACGCCGGACTCGCGCTCGCTCGCCGGTTGGAGCGACGCCTTCCCCCAGAGGCCGAACTGGTCGTCGTCGACGAGGACGACCACCACCTCGTCCAACACGAGATTCACCGGGCGGTCCGCCGGCCCGGCGTCGCGGACGACCTGCGGATTCCGCTGGACGACGTTTTCGACCGTGTGGAGGTCCGGCAGGCACGCGTCACCGACGTGGACTCCGAGGCGGGCGTCGCGACATTTGCCGACGGCGGAACGCTGGCCTACGACATCGGCGCGGTCTGTCTCGGCGCGGAGACGGCGTACTACGACCTGCCGGGCATCGAGGAACACGGGCACCCGTTGAAACGCCTCGAACACGCGGCGGCCATCCGCGAGCGGTTCAGCGACATCGTCGCGGCGGGCGAGGGGTCGGTCGTCGTCGGTGGTGCCGGTCTCTCTGGGATTCAGGTCGCGGGCGAACTCGCCGCGCTGGCTCGCGAGGAGGGCGTCGAGGACAGTGTCGAGGTGTGCCTGCTCGAACAGGAGGCGACCGTCGCACCGGCGTTCCCCGAGCAGTTTCAGACTGCCGTCGCCGAGGAACTCGCGGCACAGGGCGTCACCGTCCGCACGGGTGTCCCAGTGGAACGGGCCGACGCCGACGCGGTCCATCTCGCCGACGGGTCGGCCGTCGACGCCGACCTGCTCGTCTGGACTGGCGGTATCCGTGGCCCGGCGGCACTGGGCGGCGAGCGACCGGTCGTGCAGAGTGGGTTGCGGCTCTCGGACGACACCTTCGTCGTCGGCGATGCCGCTCGGGTCGTCGACGAGGACGGCGCGGCAGTCCCGGCCAGCGCGCAAGCCGCCGTGCGGGAGGCGGACGTGGCTGCCGACAACGTCGTCCGACTCGTCGAGTACCGACTCGGCGACCGGGACGGGTTCGAACCGCGACTCGACCGCTATCGCTTCGACTCGCTCGGGTGGCTGGTCAGCGTCGGTGACGGCGCGGTGGCACAGGTCGGGTCGGCCGTGCTGACCGGCCCGGCGGCCGTCGCGCTGAAATCGACCGTCGGTGCGGGCTATCTGACTACTGTCGGGTCGGTCCGACAGGCCGTCGAGTTGGTCCGAGAAGAACTCGGTCCTCCACCGGGTGACGCGGCCGCCGAGACGCCAGCCGACGACCACAGCGAGGCGGCGGACGACACCGTGCCCGTCGAGGAGGGCGGCGACGACGGCCCCGCCGGCAAGTCGTGA
- the mvaD gene encoding phosphomevalonate decarboxylase MvaD: MKATAKAHPIQGLVKYHGMRNEELRMPYHDSISVCTAPSHTKTTVEFEPDRDADRYVVDGEQVDGRGAERIRAVVDHVRELAGFDHRVRFHSENSFPTNIGFGSSASGFAAAARALVAAADLDMTHPEISAVARRGSASAARAVTGAFSHLHTGLNDHDCRSTRIETGLEDDLRVVAAEVPAYKETEEAHREAAESHMFDARMAHIHEQIAAARDALRNGEFDRAFELAEHDSLSLAATTMTGPSGWVYWQPRTIAVFNAVRELRAEHDVPVYFSVDTGASVYVNTTADHVDRVERAVADCGVDTHVWEVGGPARVLDPDDALF, translated from the coding sequence ATGAAGGCGACTGCGAAGGCTCACCCGATACAGGGGTTGGTCAAGTACCACGGGATGCGGAACGAGGAGTTGCGCATGCCATACCACGACTCCATCAGCGTCTGCACCGCACCGAGCCACACGAAGACGACCGTCGAGTTCGAACCCGACCGCGACGCCGACAGGTACGTCGTCGACGGGGAGCAGGTCGACGGCCGGGGGGCCGAACGTATCCGTGCCGTCGTGGACCACGTCCGGGAACTCGCCGGGTTCGACCACCGCGTGCGGTTCCACAGCGAGAACTCCTTCCCGACGAACATCGGGTTCGGGTCCTCGGCGTCGGGCTTTGCGGCCGCGGCGCGGGCACTCGTCGCCGCCGCCGACCTCGACATGACGCACCCGGAGATTTCGGCGGTCGCCCGCCGCGGCTCCGCGTCGGCGGCGCGGGCGGTCACCGGCGCGTTCTCGCACCTGCACACTGGCCTGAACGACCACGACTGCCGGTCGACCCGCATCGAGACCGGACTGGAAGACGACCTGCGCGTGGTCGCCGCCGAAGTCCCAGCGTACAAGGAGACCGAGGAGGCCCACCGCGAGGCCGCAGAGAGCCACATGTTCGACGCGCGGATGGCCCACATCCACGAGCAGATTGCGGCGGCGCGCGACGCGCTCCGAAACGGCGAGTTCGACCGCGCCTTCGAGTTGGCCGAACACGACTCGCTGTCGCTGGCCGCGACGACGATGACCGGCCCCTCCGGGTGGGTCTACTGGCAACCGCGCACCATCGCGGTGTTCAACGCGGTCCGGGAACTGCGCGCGGAACATGACGTGCCGGTCTACTTCTCCGTCGACACGGGTGCCAGCGTCTACGTCAACACCACCGCGGACCACGTCGACCGAGTCGAGCGCGCCGTCGCTGACTGCGGCGTCGACACGCACGTCTGGGAGGTCGGCGGTCCCGCTCGCGTCCTCGACCCCGACGACGCGCTGTTCTGA
- a CDS encoding aryl-sulfate sulfotransferase — MSEADVSSLVPAKRRTRLVVLGLVLLLLLPTVASGLFHGPRPASLDGGSPTTVAETANITVIATQGDEVSSGGDSRLILVERGSRETVQEWTRHTTYYDVDVLNESTLLYIGVTENGSTYAYERDWETGEVYRSFQLPDGSHDVDSLGDDRYAWVNGTGDRAVVWDYSTGETVWQYNFSDHYPPSAGNGPPDSYEGDYTHLNDIDPVDNATKFLLSPRNFDRVVLVDRATKETEWTLGEEDNYSTLYEQHNPDLIQTDPPTVLVADSENDRAVEYRRQPDGEWDLVWEYSGDLVWPRDADRLDNGNTLIVDSRKAIEVTPDREIVWGVRVPKYLYDSERIGEGDSQRGPSMVEYRDQFDSARDAAPDRGPVAALVAGFEGIYNTAGWVLPWWLGKGAFALLLPAAALLFAWGNVELRDAVVRRTRGTRLRDRSIPYVGPLLTGATLLAGVAVLAISTLSGIRIGDSLTDVTVAWWFWDPAYHAVGLLLLLEGTARLRDVFQSPWDTRAEYARVALVAVTLVFALGLAFLVGVYRGAHRISNPQRLLAFSSVGALALLELVRRPGLLGDVAGLTVGRWRSGLAYAAGLAVALVSLAVLGFGLDATVVPASYVLLAFALLLAGDRTMARASAGAGPTLQTAAVLVRYLLRPAWLALAAGVVLQLLGLGAIAGVGSDLNLLHPLTVGLFVLCVARLLRSAPGTGSDGTATAHADTREQPVD; from the coding sequence GTGTCCGAAGCCGATGTCTCGTCGCTCGTGCCCGCGAAGCGTCGCACTCGATTGGTCGTTCTCGGCCTCGTCCTCCTCCTCCTCCTGCCGACTGTCGCCAGCGGCCTGTTTCACGGTCCCCGGCCCGCGTCGCTCGACGGCGGGTCGCCCACGACAGTCGCCGAGACGGCGAACATCACCGTCATCGCCACACAGGGGGACGAGGTGTCGAGCGGTGGTGACTCCCGGCTCATCCTCGTCGAGCGCGGGAGTCGAGAGACAGTCCAAGAGTGGACGCGACACACCACGTACTACGACGTGGACGTGTTGAACGAGTCGACACTGCTCTACATCGGCGTCACCGAGAACGGGTCCACCTACGCCTACGAGCGCGACTGGGAGACCGGCGAGGTGTACCGCTCGTTCCAACTCCCCGACGGGAGTCACGACGTGGACTCGCTCGGCGACGACCGCTACGCGTGGGTCAACGGAACCGGCGACAGGGCAGTGGTGTGGGACTACTCGACCGGCGAGACGGTCTGGCAGTACAACTTCTCCGACCACTACCCGCCGAGTGCCGGGAACGGCCCGCCCGACTCTTACGAGGGGGACTACACGCACCTCAACGACATCGACCCCGTGGACAACGCCACGAAGTTCCTGCTCAGCCCCCGCAACTTCGACCGCGTGGTGCTGGTTGACCGCGCCACCAAGGAGACGGAGTGGACGCTCGGCGAGGAGGACAACTACTCGACGCTCTACGAACAGCACAACCCCGACCTCATCCAGACGGACCCGCCGACGGTCCTCGTCGCGGACAGCGAGAACGACCGCGCGGTCGAGTACCGTCGCCAACCTGACGGCGAGTGGGACCTCGTCTGGGAGTACTCCGGTGACCTCGTCTGGCCACGCGACGCCGACCGGTTGGACAACGGCAACACGCTCATCGTCGACAGCCGGAAGGCGATCGAGGTGACGCCGGACCGCGAAATCGTCTGGGGTGTGCGCGTCCCCAAGTACCTCTACGACAGCGAACGCATCGGTGAGGGTGACAGCCAGCGGGGGCCGTCGATGGTCGAGTACCGCGACCAGTTCGACAGTGCCCGCGACGCCGCTCCGGACCGTGGACCGGTGGCCGCGCTCGTCGCCGGGTTCGAGGGAATTTACAACACCGCCGGCTGGGTCCTGCCGTGGTGGCTCGGCAAGGGTGCGTTCGCGCTTCTGCTCCCGGCTGCCGCCCTCCTGTTCGCGTGGGGCAACGTCGAACTCCGTGACGCGGTGGTCCGACGGACCCGCGGGACACGCCTGCGCGACCGCTCGATACCGTACGTCGGTCCACTCCTGACCGGGGCGACCCTCTTGGCTGGTGTCGCCGTCCTCGCCATCAGCACGCTCTCGGGCATCCGTATTGGCGACTCGCTGACCGACGTGACCGTCGCGTGGTGGTTCTGGGACCCGGCGTACCACGCTGTCGGCCTCCTGTTACTGCTCGAAGGGACAGCCCGGCTCCGCGACGTGTTCCAGTCACCGTGGGACACTCGCGCCGAGTACGCCCGCGTGGCTCTCGTCGCTGTGACGCTCGTCTTCGCGCTCGGTTTGGCGTTCCTCGTCGGCGTCTATCGCGGTGCCCATCGCATCTCGAACCCGCAACGCCTGCTCGCCTTCAGCAGTGTCGGTGCCCTCGCGCTCCTCGAACTGGTCCGCCGTCCGGGACTGCTCGGTGACGTAGCCGGGCTGACCGTCGGTCGCTGGCGGTCCGGACTCGCGTACGCCGCGGGACTGGCCGTCGCGCTGGTCAGCCTCGCCGTCCTCGGGTTCGGACTCGACGCCACCGTCGTCCCGGCGTCGTACGTCCTGCTCGCGTTCGCTCTCCTACTGGCGGGCGACCGGACGATGGCCCGGGCGTCGGCCGGGGCCGGCCCGACGCTGCAGACGGCCGCGGTGCTGGTTCGGTACCTCCTGCGCCCCGCGTGGCTCGCGCTGGCCGCCGGCGTCGTCCTCCAACTGCTCGGTCTCGGTGCTATCGCCGGCGTCGGCTCCGACCTGAACCTCCTGCACCCGCTCACGGTCGGTCTGTTCGTCCTCTGTGTGGCGCGCCTGCTCCGTTCGGCTCCGGGGACTGGGAGCGACGGGACGGCCACGGCCCACGCCGACACCCGGGAACAGCCCGTCGACTGA
- a CDS encoding NADH-quinone oxidoreductase subunit N, with protein MMPLQTGSLPTWTALGPALLFALTALVLFVVDSIDPDSDASGLLAGIATAGSLAAAAVSGWFLLAGTGMERTGGAIDLFGGQVIVDGMTLFFTFIFASVAALVTVASYDYLADHEYQAEFYSLTLLAATGMSMLAASNSLVTAFVSLELLSLPSYALVAFLKHNRGSVEAGLKYFLIGALSSSVMAYGISLVYAATGSLQFGAVAEAITGGGVLDSGILGVGVLMVVGGVAFKTASVPFHFWAPEAYEGAPAPISAFLSSASKAAGFVLAFRVFVVAFPLDAIVGTIDWALAFTVLALVTMTLGNFAAATQEKVKRMLAYSSIGHAGYALIGLAVLSGTTDGSFALGASMMHLLVYGFMNTGAFLFVALVEYWGVGRTFEDYNGLASQAPVACAAMTVFLFSLAGLPVGGGFFSKYALLAATAEAGAWLLALALIVNSALSLFYYSRVVKAMWIEEPSAGLEIDSYPTGLYAAVVVAAVVTFILLPAFNPVSSTAVEAAAALF; from the coding sequence ATGATGCCGCTCCAGACAGGGTCGCTGCCGACGTGGACGGCACTCGGGCCAGCACTCCTGTTCGCGCTGACGGCACTCGTGCTGTTCGTGGTCGACTCCATCGACCCGGACAGTGACGCGTCGGGACTGCTCGCCGGCATCGCGACGGCCGGGTCGCTCGCGGCCGCGGCCGTCAGTGGCTGGTTCCTGCTGGCAGGGACCGGCATGGAACGGACCGGCGGCGCGATAGACCTGTTCGGCGGACAGGTCATCGTCGACGGGATGACGCTGTTCTTCACGTTCATCTTCGCCAGCGTGGCCGCGCTGGTCACCGTCGCGAGCTACGACTACCTCGCCGACCACGAGTATCAGGCGGAGTTCTACTCGCTGACCCTCCTCGCGGCGACGGGGATGTCGATGCTGGCGGCGTCCAACAGCCTCGTCACGGCCTTCGTGAGCCTCGAACTGCTCAGTCTCCCGTCGTACGCCCTCGTGGCGTTCCTCAAACACAACCGCGGGAGCGTCGAGGCCGGACTGAAGTACTTCCTCATCGGCGCGCTCTCCTCGTCGGTGATGGCCTACGGTATCAGCCTCGTCTACGCCGCGACCGGGAGCCTCCAGTTCGGTGCCGTCGCCGAAGCCATCACGGGCGGCGGCGTCCTCGACAGCGGTATCCTCGGCGTCGGCGTACTGATGGTCGTCGGCGGCGTGGCGTTCAAGACAGCCTCCGTGCCCTTCCACTTCTGGGCACCGGAGGCCTACGAGGGCGCGCCCGCACCCATCTCGGCGTTCCTGTCCTCGGCCTCGAAGGCCGCCGGGTTCGTGCTGGCGTTCCGCGTGTTCGTCGTCGCGTTCCCCCTCGACGCCATCGTCGGAACGATCGACTGGGCACTCGCGTTCACCGTCCTCGCGCTGGTGACGATGACGCTCGGGAACTTCGCGGCCGCCACCCAAGAGAAGGTCAAGCGGATGCTCGCGTACTCGTCCATCGGACACGCGGGCTACGCGCTCATCGGACTGGCCGTCCTCTCGGGGACGACGGACGGGAGTTTCGCGCTGGGAGCGAGCATGATGCACCTGCTCGTCTACGGGTTCATGAACACCGGCGCGTTCCTGTTCGTGGCCCTCGTCGAGTACTGGGGCGTCGGCCGCACCTTCGAGGACTACAACGGCCTCGCGTCGCAGGCACCCGTCGCCTGCGCCGCGATGACCGTCTTCCTCTTTAGCCTCGCCGGCCTGCCGGTGGGCGGCGGCTTCTTCTCGAAGTACGCCCTGCTGGCCGCGACGGCCGAGGCGGGCGCGTGGCTGCTCGCGCTCGCCCTCATCGTCAACAGCGCGCTGTCGCTGTTCTACTACTCCCGAGTGGTCAAGGCGATGTGGATAGAGGAACCGAGTGCGGGCCTCGAAATCGACTCCTACCCGACCGGGCTGTACGCCGCCGTGGTCGTCGCCGCCGTGGTGACGTTCATCCTGCTCCCGGCGTTCAACCCCGTCTCCTCGACGGCAGTCGAAGCGGCCGCCGCACTGTTCTAA
- a CDS encoding complex I subunit 4 family protein translates to MLIELLLAASLVAAAVVFFVPNEYAAKVATALSLVPVVGSLLMYFNFEGSGNALLAGAELGYETTMQWVTLGPYTLNYHVGVDGVSLPLIVLTTILTTLAMVSAWTPIDSRQSEFYGLVLFMEAALIGVFSALDFFLWFVFWEAVLVPMYLLIGIWGGPRRKYAAIKFFVYTNVASLVMFVGFFALVFGLGDSVTTLDLPAIAQALNAGELNALAGIDPATLKLVAFVALFAGFAVKVPVVPFHTWLPDAHVEAPTPVSVLLAGVLLKMGTYALLRFNFTMLPDVAVANAEIIAIFAVVSVIYGALLALAQQDLKRVVAYSSISSMGYVILGLVAFTPHGLGGATFQMVSHGLISGLMFMVVGVMYNETHTRMLGDMSGMADRMPVTAGVFVAAAFGYMGLPLMSGFAGEVLVFLGAFQSTAISAAPLFTGIAMFGIVIVAGYLLRAMQKTLFGPYRLETDYDIGRAPLQDVAPLVVLLLLVIALGVAPNLFYEMIGDAVAPMLSLGGGV, encoded by the coding sequence ATGCTGATAGAACTCCTCCTCGCGGCGTCGCTCGTCGCGGCCGCCGTCGTCTTCTTCGTCCCCAACGAGTACGCCGCGAAGGTGGCGACGGCACTGAGTCTCGTGCCCGTCGTCGGAAGCCTCCTGATGTACTTCAACTTCGAGGGGTCGGGCAACGCACTGCTCGCCGGTGCGGAACTGGGCTACGAGACGACCATGCAGTGGGTCACACTCGGGCCGTACACGCTGAACTACCACGTCGGTGTCGACGGCGTGAGCCTCCCGCTCATCGTCCTGACGACGATTCTGACGACGCTGGCGATGGTCAGCGCGTGGACGCCCATCGACAGCCGCCAGTCGGAGTTCTACGGCCTCGTGCTGTTCATGGAGGCGGCACTAATCGGCGTCTTCTCCGCGCTCGACTTCTTCCTCTGGTTCGTCTTCTGGGAGGCCGTGCTGGTCCCGATGTACCTGCTCATCGGCATCTGGGGCGGGCCGCGCCGGAAGTACGCCGCAATCAAGTTCTTCGTCTACACCAACGTGGCGAGCCTCGTCATGTTCGTCGGGTTCTTCGCGCTGGTGTTCGGCCTCGGCGACTCGGTGACGACGCTCGACTTGCCCGCTATCGCCCAAGCACTGAACGCGGGTGAACTGAACGCGCTCGCCGGTATCGACCCGGCGACGCTGAAACTGGTCGCGTTCGTCGCGCTGTTCGCCGGATTCGCGGTCAAGGTGCCGGTCGTTCCCTTCCACACGTGGCTCCCGGACGCACACGTCGAGGCTCCGACGCCGGTGTCGGTGCTGCTCGCGGGCGTCCTCCTGAAGATGGGGACCTACGCGCTGTTGCGGTTCAACTTCACGATGCTCCCGGACGTGGCGGTGGCGAACGCCGAAATCATCGCCATCTTCGCCGTCGTCTCGGTCATCTACGGGGCACTGCTCGCGCTCGCACAGCAGGACCTCAAGCGCGTCGTCGCGTACTCCTCCATCTCCTCGATGGGGTACGTCATCCTCGGCCTCGTCGCGTTCACGCCCCATGGTCTCGGCGGCGCGACGTTCCAGATGGTCAGCCACGGACTCATCTCCGGGCTGATGTTCATGGTCGTCGGCGTGATGTACAACGAGACGCACACGCGGATGCTCGGCGACATGTCCGGGATGGCCGACCGGATGCCCGTCACCGCGGGCGTGTTCGTCGCCGCCGCGTTCGGCTACATGGGCCTCCCGCTCATGAGCGGGTTCGCCGGCGAGGTGCTCGTGTTCCTCGGCGCGTTCCAGTCGACGGCGATTTCGGCCGCGCCGCTGTTCACCGGCATCGCGATGTTCGGCATCGTCATCGTCGCGGGGTACCTGCTCCGCGCGATGCAGAAGACGCTGTTCGGTCCGTATCGGCTCGAAACCGACTACGACATCGGGCGCGCACCGCTACAGGACGTGGCACCGCTGGTCGTCCTCCTGTTGCTGGTCATCGCGCTCGGTGTCGCCCCGAACCTGTTCTACGAGATGATAGGCGACGCCGTTGCACCCATGCTGTCACTGGGAGGTGGTGTATAG